Proteins encoded by one window of Azospirillum thiophilum:
- a CDS encoding GMP reductase — protein sequence MIIESDLKLDFKDVLIRPKRSTLQSRNDVDVNRTFTFLHTKRDWTGFPLIAANMDVTGSMGMARALSRFGAMTALHKHYKADELIAFFRAEDESAVLSNVFYSMGTTDADYDKFQAVKAKAPVGKICLDVANGYTERFVEVITRLRLENPDLVIMAGNVVTGDMTEALLLAGADIVKVGIGPGSVCTTRKMTGVGYPQLSAIIECADAAHGLKGQVCGDGGCAVPGDISKAYGAGADFVMLGGMLAGHDECEGDIRYEESDGGPVPVAMVFYGMSSGTAMHKYSGGVASYRAAEGKTVEVPYRGPVEGTMQEIMGGVRSMMTYIGATRLKEVPKRTTFVRVGAQLNTVFGG from the coding sequence GTGATCATCGAAAGCGACCTCAAGCTCGACTTCAAGGATGTGCTGATCCGGCCCAAGCGCAGCACGCTGCAAAGCCGCAACGACGTGGACGTCAACCGGACCTTCACCTTCCTGCACACCAAGCGCGACTGGACCGGCTTCCCGCTGATCGCCGCCAACATGGACGTCACCGGCAGCATGGGCATGGCCCGCGCGCTGTCCCGCTTCGGCGCGATGACCGCCCTGCACAAGCATTACAAGGCGGACGAACTGATCGCCTTCTTCCGGGCGGAGGACGAATCGGCCGTCCTGTCCAACGTCTTCTATTCGATGGGCACCACCGACGCCGACTACGACAAGTTCCAGGCGGTGAAGGCCAAGGCGCCGGTGGGGAAGATCTGCCTGGACGTCGCCAACGGCTATACCGAGCGCTTCGTCGAGGTCATCACCCGCCTGCGCCTGGAGAATCCGGACCTCGTCATCATGGCCGGCAACGTCGTCACCGGCGACATGACCGAGGCGCTGCTGCTGGCAGGCGCCGACATCGTCAAGGTCGGCATCGGGCCGGGGTCGGTCTGCACCACCCGCAAGATGACCGGGGTCGGCTATCCCCAGCTGTCGGCCATCATCGAATGCGCCGACGCCGCCCATGGGCTGAAGGGGCAGGTCTGCGGCGACGGCGGTTGCGCCGTGCCGGGCGACATCTCCAAGGCCTATGGCGCCGGGGCCGATTTCGTCATGCTCGGCGGCATGCTGGCCGGCCACGACGAATGCGAGGGCGACATCCGCTACGAGGAGAGCGACGGCGGGCCGGTGCCGGTCGCCATGGTTTTCTACGGCATGTCGTCGGGCACGGCGATGCACAAATATTCAGGCGGCGTCGCCTCCTACCGCGCGGCGGAAGGCAAGACGGTAGAGGTGCCCTATCGCGGCCCGGTGGAGGGCACCATGCAGGAGATCATGGGCGGCGTGCGCAGCATGATGACCTATATCGGCGCCACCCGGCTGAAGGAGGTGCCGAAACGCACCACCTTCGTCCGCGT